Proteins found in one Paenibacillus borealis genomic segment:
- a CDS encoding IS3 family transposase: MRFQCIEDHRSEFPVEKMCNVFQVSRSGYYKWRTAKPSPQATRKALLLQRIAYHFNDSHSRYGSPKITILLQREGHKVSERTVGIYMRELGLRSCVAKRFRVHTTDSNHPLPIAPNLLNQQFHTEEPNRAWVADITYIPCQEGRMYLASVLDLCTREIVGWRLSDRMTTDLVQGALDVAYKAKRPGKGLIHHSDRGSQYASADYRERLKNYQMTASMSRKGNCYDNACIESFHSLLKKELVYWTRFKTKKQTYDAIYQYIEFFYNRKRIHGALGYVSPIQFAARFKREIS; this comes from the coding sequence CTGAGATTTCAGTGTATTGAAGATCATCGCTCCGAGTTCCCCGTGGAGAAGATGTGCAACGTCTTTCAGGTATCACGGAGCGGTTATTACAAATGGAGAACAGCAAAGCCCAGCCCTCAAGCCACCCGCAAAGCGTTGCTGCTCCAGCGGATTGCCTATCATTTTAACGACTCCCACAGCCGTTACGGTAGCCCCAAAATCACGATTCTCCTGCAGCGTGAAGGGCACAAGGTGAGTGAACGCACGGTAGGAATATACATGAGAGAGCTGGGTCTGCGCTCGTGTGTCGCAAAGAGGTTTCGCGTACACACGACCGACTCTAACCATCCTTTGCCTATTGCCCCTAACCTGCTGAACCAGCAATTCCACACCGAAGAGCCAAACCGGGCATGGGTGGCGGATATTACCTACATTCCCTGCCAGGAAGGGCGGATGTATTTGGCGAGCGTGCTGGACCTGTGCACCCGAGAAATTGTAGGCTGGCGGCTCAGCGACCGGATGACCACAGACCTCGTACAAGGCGCCCTAGACGTGGCCTACAAGGCGAAACGTCCTGGGAAGGGCTTGATTCACCATTCAGATCGGGGCTCACAATATGCCTCTGCGGATTACCGGGAACGCCTGAAGAACTACCAGATGACCGCAAGTATGAGCCGCAAAGGGAACTGTTATGATAACGCCTGTATCGAATCTTTTCACAGCCTCTTGAAAAAAGAGTTGGTGTACTGGACTCGATTTAAAACGAAGAAGCAGACCTATGATGCCATCTACCAGTACATTGAATTTTTCTACAACCGTAAACGAATCCATGGTGCCCTGGGTTACGTATCCCCCATTCAGTTTGCAGCGAGATTTAAGCGGGAAATCTCTTAG
- a CDS encoding alpha/beta-type small acid-soluble spore protein, with the protein MSQNNSSNNLVAPNSRGALEQLKFEVAQELGITLSPDGYQGNKTSYENGSIGGYITKRLVTLAEQQLAGQYK; encoded by the coding sequence ATGAGCCAAAACAACAGCTCCAATAACCTGGTAGCTCCAAATTCACGCGGTGCCTTGGAACAACTGAAATTTGAAGTTGCCCAAGAACTAGGTATCACCCTCTCCCCAGATGGATACCAAGGCAATAAAACTTCTTACGAAAACGGTTCGATCGGTGGTTACATCACTAAACGTCTTGTAACCCTGGCTGAACAGCAATTGGCAGGTCAATACAAATAA
- a CDS encoding transposase has protein sequence MSGIRKSYNEEFKRQTVQYIQEQTKTVAELALELDVPAKTLHRWLGKYRQFQSEPVASSEKVRELERQLKERDQQLADLTEEMAILKKAVHIFSNPKN, from the coding sequence ATGAGTGGAATCCGAAAGAGCTATAATGAAGAGTTTAAGCGGCAGACGGTGCAGTATATCCAAGAGCAGACCAAGACGGTGGCGGAGCTGGCCTTGGAGCTGGACGTCCCCGCCAAAACCCTTCATCGATGGTTAGGGAAGTACCGGCAGTTTCAGAGTGAGCCCGTAGCCAGCTCTGAAAAAGTTAGAGAGCTTGAACGTCAACTCAAAGAGCGCGATCAACAGTTGGCGGACCTGACGGAGGAAATGGCCATCCTAAAAAAAGCAGTGCACATCTTCAGCAATCCAAAGAACTGA
- a CDS encoding manganese efflux pump, with amino-acid sequence MLSPLLSLLLLAFALSLDGFGVGITYGLRKMKIPLLSIMIISLCSGVVICVSMQVGVLLAKVVSPHAASSIGAVILVLMGCWSLFQMLTQKEKEQGDSGLGAGERVPDRQALLETAATAAALEGEAEPQKPAVFSLELRHLGVVIQILRTPSSADMDASGSISSMEAMVLGIALSLDAFGAGLGAALLGFSPVSTSLMIALFSGTFLLLGMKTGLRLSGSYWMKHAAVLPALLLIAMGIMKLL; translated from the coding sequence GTGCTGAGCCCATTGTTGTCATTGCTGCTGCTTGCGTTTGCTCTTAGTTTGGACGGATTTGGTGTTGGCATTACATATGGACTGCGTAAAATGAAAATTCCTTTGCTCTCAATTATGATTATCTCGCTCTGTTCGGGGGTAGTCATTTGTGTGTCTATGCAGGTCGGCGTGCTGCTGGCCAAGGTGGTCTCACCGCATGCCGCTTCCAGTATCGGAGCGGTTATTCTGGTCTTGATGGGCTGCTGGTCGCTGTTCCAGATGCTGACGCAGAAAGAAAAGGAGCAGGGAGATTCAGGGCTGGGTGCCGGAGAAAGGGTGCCAGACCGGCAAGCTTTGCTGGAGACGGCTGCCACTGCCGCTGCATTGGAGGGGGAGGCTGAGCCGCAGAAGCCGGCTGTATTCTCTCTGGAGCTCCGGCATCTGGGAGTAGTCATTCAGATCCTCCGCACCCCGTCGTCCGCCGATATGGATGCTTCCGGAAGCATTTCTTCCATGGAAGCGATGGTTCTGGGTATTGCGTTGTCGCTGGATGCCTTCGGCGCCGGTCTGGGGGCTGCGCTGCTCGGGTTCAGCCCGGTGTCGACCTCGCTGATGATCGCATTGTTCAGCGGAACTTTTCTGCTGCTGGGGATGAAGACAGGACTGAGATTGTCAGGCAGCTACTGGATGAAGCATGCGGCTGTTCTGCCGGCGTTATTATTAATTGCAATGGGTATAATGAAGCTATTATGA
- the nrdR gene encoding transcriptional regulator NrdR codes for MKCPYCDHTNTKVLDSRPANENKSIRRRRECELCSRRFTTFEMIEETPLIVIKKDGSREEFSRDKILRGLIRACEKRPVSVERLEVIVSEVEKSLRGIALAEIESRQIGELVMEQLYPVDEVAYVRFASVYRQFKDINMFMKELKGLLSKGTDELDGL; via the coding sequence ATGAAATGCCCTTACTGCGATCACACCAATACCAAAGTGCTTGACTCACGTCCAGCCAATGAGAATAAGTCCATCCGCCGCAGGCGCGAATGCGAACTGTGCAGCCGCCGCTTCACCACCTTCGAAATGATTGAAGAGACTCCGCTGATCGTCATCAAGAAAGACGGCAGCCGGGAAGAGTTCAGCCGTGACAAAATCCTCCGTGGCCTCATCCGCGCCTGTGAGAAGCGTCCCGTATCTGTAGAGCGCCTGGAGGTCATCGTATCCGAGGTCGAGAAAAGCCTGCGCGGCATCGCCCTGGCCGAGATCGAGAGCCGCCAGATCGGCGAGCTGGTCATGGAACAGCTCTACCCTGTAGACGAGGTGGCCTATGTCCGCTTCGCGTCCGTGTACCGCCAGTTCAAGGACATTAACATGTTCATGAAGGAATTGAAGGGACTGCTCTCTAAGGGTACTGATGAGCTGGACGGGCTGTAG
- a CDS encoding lytic transglycosylase domain-containing protein — MKWLRKKRVLLLLFIGFTAILFLGTNWMSWFYPIHYKDEIRKHSLTYQMDPFLVASIIRVETNFKTGRESKKGALGLMQLMPDTAKWALEKAKLPDVSLERLKEEPSSNIELGTWYLSTLSRQFDGNRTAVIAAYNAGPGKVQSWLDEGKWDGTEAAVKDIPFGETRHYVQRVIYYYDQYTELYSEF, encoded by the coding sequence ATGAAGTGGCTGCGCAAAAAAAGAGTACTCCTGCTGCTATTTATCGGCTTCACAGCGATTCTGTTCCTGGGCACCAATTGGATGTCGTGGTTTTATCCGATACATTATAAAGATGAGATCCGCAAACACAGCCTTACTTATCAGATGGATCCGTTCCTTGTGGCTTCAATCATCCGGGTGGAGACCAATTTCAAGACCGGCCGCGAATCTAAAAAGGGTGCACTCGGACTGATGCAGCTGATGCCGGATACCGCCAAGTGGGCGCTGGAAAAGGCCAAGCTTCCCGATGTATCGCTCGAGCGGCTAAAAGAAGAGCCTTCTTCCAATATCGAACTGGGCACCTGGTATTTGTCTACGCTTTCGCGGCAGTTTGACGGCAACCGCACAGCGGTCATAGCCGCTTATAATGCCGGACCCGGCAAAGTACAGAGCTGGCTGGATGAAGGCAAGTGGGACGGAACAGAAGCGGCTGTGAAGGATATTCCGTTCGGAGAGACCCGCCATTATGTACAGCGTGTCATTTATTATTATGACCAATACACGGAGCTCTACAGTGAATTCTGA
- the coaE gene encoding dephospho-CoA kinase (Dephospho-CoA kinase (CoaE) performs the final step in coenzyme A biosynthesis.) — MIMGLTGGIASGKSTVSALFVAKGAALVDADVIAREVMLPGHPVLAGAVQAFGESILQPDGTLDRNRLGEIVFRDPEALQTLNNLTHPAIRTEIKDRMYTLDQEDPQRLVIVDIPLLYESQLDNLFDQIIVVYVPRRVQLARLMARNGMKLEQAENRLKSQMDIELKRRKADYVIDNSGDPGSTERQVAGLWDRLGLS; from the coding sequence ATGATTATGGGCTTAACCGGAGGGATTGCTTCCGGGAAAAGCACCGTGTCCGCACTGTTTGTCGCCAAGGGAGCTGCTCTGGTGGATGCCGATGTCATCGCCAGGGAGGTTATGCTCCCCGGACATCCGGTGCTGGCCGGTGCTGTACAGGCTTTTGGAGAGTCGATTCTGCAGCCGGACGGAACACTGGACCGGAACAGGCTGGGTGAGATTGTTTTCCGGGATCCGGAGGCACTTCAAACCTTGAACAATCTGACGCATCCGGCGATCCGCACAGAAATTAAGGACCGTATGTATACGTTAGATCAGGAAGATCCGCAGCGGCTGGTCATAGTGGATATTCCGCTGCTCTACGAATCACAGCTGGACAATTTATTCGATCAGATCATTGTGGTCTATGTGCCACGCAGGGTCCAATTGGCCCGGCTCATGGCGCGCAACGGAATGAAGCTGGAACAAGCCGAGAACCGGCTGAAATCGCAGATGGACATTGAACTGAAGCGCAGGAAAGCCGACTATGTAATTGACAACAGCGGTGATCCCGGATCTACGGAGCGGCAGGTTGCCGGCCTGTGGGACAGGCTGGGCCTCTCATGA
- a CDS encoding GNAT family N-acetyltransferase: MIIINQEYQFKGLTYTIRSAVKADAKSLSEVRLQVDGETEHMDRVPGEAFIDEAGFEEIIGRDMSHPRNICLVAEADGRIIGYSRCEGHDLQRFKHKVEFGVGVLQQYWGFGVGKHLLQASIAWADTNGITKMILSGVLETNEKAIQLYQSLGFEVEGILKKDRILSDGKYYSTYMMARYTD; this comes from the coding sequence ATGATCATTATTAATCAGGAATACCAATTCAAGGGTTTAACCTACACGATCCGCTCAGCAGTTAAGGCAGATGCGAAGTCTCTGTCCGAGGTAAGGCTTCAGGTTGACGGGGAGACCGAGCATATGGACCGGGTGCCGGGAGAGGCTTTTATTGATGAAGCCGGATTTGAAGAAATTATCGGGAGGGACATGAGCCATCCGCGGAATATATGTCTGGTTGCGGAAGCGGACGGCAGAATCATTGGTTATTCCCGGTGTGAAGGACATGATCTGCAGCGGTTTAAGCACAAGGTGGAATTTGGGGTAGGAGTCTTGCAACAATATTGGGGATTCGGAGTAGGGAAACATCTTCTGCAAGCGTCCATCGCCTGGGCTGACACAAACGGCATCACCAAGATGATTCTAAGCGGCGTTCTGGAAACCAATGAGAAGGCGATCCAGTTGTACCAGAGCCTTGGTTTTGAAGTTGAAGGGATACTGAAGAAGGACCGTATCCTGTCAGACGGCAAATATTACAGTACATATATGATGGCGAGATATACAGATTAG